From a region of the Pongo abelii isolate AG06213 chromosome 9, NHGRI_mPonAbe1-v2.0_pri, whole genome shotgun sequence genome:
- the LOC129048717 gene encoding microtubule-associated protein 6-like — MVQEPLKKQGSVVPGPPKDLGPMIPLPVKDQDRMVPEPLKNESPVISAPVKDQGPSVPVPPKNQSPMVPAKVKDQGSVVPESLKDQGPRIPEPVKNQAPMVPAPVKDEGPMVSASVKDPGPMVSAPVKDEGPIVPAPVKDEGPMVSAPIKDQDPMVPEHLKDESAMATAPTKNQGSMVSEPVKNQGLVVSGPVKDQGVVVPEHAKVHDSAVVAPVKNQGPVVPESVKNQDPILPVLVKDQGPTVLQPPKNQGPIVPEPLKNQVPIVPVPLKDQDPLVPAPAKDQGPAVPEPLKTQGPRDPQIPTVSPLPRVMIPTAPHTEYIESSP; from the coding sequence ATGGTCCAAGAGCCTCTGAAGAAGCAAGGTTCTGTGGTCCCAGGGCCTCCAAAGGATCTAGGTCCCATGATCCCGTTACCAGTCAAGGATCAAGATCGCATGGTCCCTGAGCCTTTAAAGAATGAAAGccctgttatctcagcaccagTCAAGGACCAGGGTCCCTCAGTCCCAGTTCCTCCAAAGAATCAAAGTCCTATGGTTCCAGCAAAAGTTAAGGATCAAGGCTCTGTGGTACCAGAGTCTCTAAAGGATCAAGGTCCTAGGATTCCTGAGCCTGTGAAGAATCAAGCTCCAATGGTCCCAGCACCTGTCAAGGATGAAGGTCCCATGGTCTCAGCATCTGTCAAGGATCCAGGTCCCATGGTCTCAGCACCTGTCAAGGATGAAGGTCCCATAGTCCCAGCACCTGTCAAGGATGAAGGTCCCATGGTCTCAGCACCTATCAAGGATCAAGATCCCATGGTCCCAGAGCATCTGAAGGATGAAAGTGCCATGGCCACAGCACCCACAAAGAATCAAGGTTCCATGGTCTCTGAGCCTGTAAAGAATCAAGGTTTAGTGGTCTCAGGGCCAGTCAAGGATCAAGGTGTTGTAGTCCCAGAGCATGCAAAGGTTCACGATTCTGCAGTTGTGGCACCTGTAAAGAATCAAGGTCCTGTGGTCCCTGAGTCCGTGAAGAATCAAGACCCCATTCTCCCAGTACTAGTCAAGGATCAAGGCCCCACAGTCCTACAGCCTCCAAAGAATCAAGGTCCTATAGTCCCTGAACCTCTGAAGAATCAAGTTCCTATAGTCCCAGTGCCTCTGAAGGATCAAGATCCTCTGGTACCAGCACCAGCAAAGGACCAAGGTCCTGCAGTCCCTGAACCTCTGAAGACTCAAGGTCCCAGGGACCCTCAGATACCTACTGTCTCACCTCTACCCCGAGTCATGATCCCAACTGCCCCCCATACGGAATACATTGAGAGCTCCCCTTGA